The following is a genomic window from Neisseria zalophi.
ATGGAGCCGATTATTATGGTGGTGCTCGGTTCGATTATCGGGGTGATTTTGGTTGCCATGTATCTGCCGCTGTTTAACTTGGGTAACGTGGTGGGCTGATATATGTTACAAGCGTTCAACGAGCTGGCACCGTTTGTGGTGCCGCTTTCTATATTATTTGGGTTGTTGGTCGGCAGTTTTTTAAATGTGGTGATTTACCGTGTACCAGTGATGATGGAACGTAGTTGGACAGTATTTGCCAAAGAACATCTTGGTATGCAAGCAACAGAAGAAGAACTACGGCCGTTTAATTTAATCAAACCCGATTCCCGTTGCCCTAAATGCGAAAGCCCGGTTAAGCCTTGGCAGAATATTCCTGTTATTAGTTATTTGCTGCTGCGCGGTCGGTGTGGAACATGCAAGACACCGATTAGCAAACGTTATCCGGCCATAGAGTTGTTGACGGCACTATTATTCGGTATTGTGGCTTGGCGTTATGGCTGGAGTATGGTGACATTGGGCGGGTTACTTTTTACCGCCATGTTGGTGGCGTTGACTTTTATCGATGCCGATACGCAATATTTGCCCGACCAGTTAACTTTACCGTTGATATGGATCGGGTTGCTGTTTAACTTAAATGGTGCTTTTGTACCGCTTTATTCGGCGGTATTAGGCGCATTTTGGGGTTATATGGCTTTATGGCTATTGTGTTATATCTATAAACTCCTGACCGGCAAAATCGGTATGGGTGGCGGTGATTTTAAATTGTTGGCTGCTTTGGGTGCCTGGCTCGGTGTCGGTATTTTACCGGTATTGGTTTTTATGTCGGCATTTATCGGTATAATCATGGCTGTGATTATGAAGGTGGCTAAAGGCCAGCAGTTTGCATTCGGCCCCAGCTTGGCAATTGCCGGGTGGATTATTTTTATTGCCAATGACGAAGTGATGGCATTAGTTCGTTGGTGGTTGAACAGCTCAGGGTTTTAATATGGCATATTGGGTAGGGCTGACTGGTGGAATTGGTAGCGGTAAATCACAGGTTGCGGCAGCTTTTGCCGATGCCGGTGTGCCTGTTATCGATGCCGATGTTATCAGCCGTTCTTTAACGGCTGATAACGGCAAAGCCTTGCCAGAAATTCGAACACAGTTCGGCGACGATATTTTTGATCAAGACGGCCGTCTGAATCGTGCACAATTACGTGATTTGGTTTTCAGACGGCCTGAAGCCAAACAGCAGTTGGAAGCTTTAATGTTTCCTTTGATTTTGTCGGAAATAAAACAACAGCAGCAGAAATATTCTCAGGCAGTTTATGGTGTGATTGACATACCGTTACTGATTGAACAGCCTGAGTTTATGGTTTTGGCTAATCGTATTTTGGTTGTTGATACCTTGGAGCAAAATCAAATCGAACGGGTACGTCGCCGCAGCCACCTTGAAGATGCTGAAATAAGGCGTATTATGGCATCACAGGCATCACGAAAAGAAAAATTATTGGTTGCCGATGATGTCTTACCAAATAATGGTACGATTCAAGAGCTGACAGGTAAAGTTGATCGGTTACACTGTTATTATCAGGCGCGGTTTTTATATTTATCCAGAGTAAATCTATGATTCGTTTCGAGCATCCGCTTTCCGAGCGGGTACGCAGCTTTCTGCGGATAGAGCATTTGTTTAACCGCTTCCATTCCGAAAGTGAGCGGAAAGACAATAGCCCATGGCCGCACCATCTGGCTTTGTTTTCCCTGTTTGAAATTATGGAATGCGCTGGGCGGGCGGAATTAAAACTGGATATTTTGCAAGAGTTGGAACGACAGAAACAACTTTTATCCGATAGCCGTTTTCAAAACGAATCACCGGTGATTACAAAAGAGCGGCTACAGGAAGTAGCAGAAAATTTGCAAGGTGTACAGCAGAAATTTGGGCAGCATTTGCGTGAAAATGACTGGCTGATGGCGATTAAGCAGCGGATGATGGTGCCGGGTGGAACCAGCCCGTTTGATTTGTCTTCTTATTATTTCTGGCAGCAGTTGCCATGCGAGCACCGTTTACAGGATTTGCAACGGTGGATTGCCACCTTATTGCCGACCCGTGAAGCGATTCGTGTATTACTGGATATTTTAAGAGCGAATACGCGTGCAGTGGATTGCGTGGCACAAAAGGGTAATTATCAAAGAAATAGCTTGGCACAGAATATCCACATGCTGACGATTGAAGTGGACATTGAACACAAGGCATTGCCGGAAGTTTCGGCCAATAAATACATTACTCACATCCGTTTCTTAGAAGCTTCTCAGGAATATGCGCGCGGTAAACAACTAACACATGATGTGCCGTTTCAACTTATTATGTGTAGTTTTGATCCGATTTTAGAGTAAAAAATGAACCATCAAAAAATAAAAATTACCTGTCCGACCTGTCGAAAGCAGACAGAATGGCATCTGGATAACCCGTTTCGTCCGTTTTGCAGTGAGCGGTGCAAATTGATTGATTTGGGCGCGTGGGTGGATGAAGCATTTGCAATAGAGGCAGAAGAAGATTTTCAGGATTTATCGCCGAACTTTTAATAAATAATTCAATTAGATTGTTTAAAGGCTGAAGTGGCAATTCTATTAAGCTACTTCAGCCTATATTTTTGACCATAGTTTTACAGGGAAGCATGTTTCGAATATTTCAATCAAATCTATTTTTATAATCCTTTTATCATAAGAATTATAAGGTACGTTGTGTTTGAGTACGGCATGTTTTTATAGTTTATTGAAAAATATAAAATATTATTTATTTTAATTTAGGATATTAGGATGCTATTCCTCCAAAAATTAGTGGTTATTTTAATAACTGCTTTTTGATTTTAAGTTATGATGGTAATTAGGTTATTGTCAATATTTGCTAAGTTTTTATTTTTTAATTTTATAAAAGGATACGAAATGCTTTTTTCGTTATTAATGCAAGGTCGTTTATTGAAAATATTATCTGGGCTGGCTGTAATTCCCACAACAGCTCAAGCGGCACAATGTATGAATGCAGGGTTAGATGTTGTTGTACTTGGTTCAGGGGGGCCAGAATTGACTGATAAAAGAGCTTCTACCGGCTATTTGCTGAGGGAGAATGGTAAGGCTCGTTTTATAATTGATTTTGGTGCTGGGTCGTCGTTGAATTTTGAGCGGGCAAAAGGTGAAATTAAAGATTTGAATGCTTTATTATTTACCCATTTCCATGTTGACCATTCAAATGATTTGCCTGCTTTGGTTAAAGCCTCTTTTTTCTCAGACCGTAACCGAGATTTACCGATTTACGGGCCGACGGGAAATCATGTTATTCCTACTACTCCTGTATTTATTGAGCGGCATTTTAGTGAAAAAGGTGTTTACCCTTATCTATCGGACTTTCTCAGTGGAGAAGCGGCATTTTCATTAAAACCAATGGCTGTAAATGCTGATAAAAGTAAGCCTAGATTATTTCAAACCAAACTGAACGGCTTTACTTTGAAAGCTATTCCGATTGAACATGGATTAATGCCGTCTATTGGTTGGCGGATTGAAAAAGACGGTTGTGCTGTAACATTTTCCGGTGATACCAGCAATATAGGGAAAACATTGGATATTTTGGCTAAAGATACGGATATTTTTATTGCTCATAATGCCGTTCCTGAGAGCAGCACGGATAAAGTAGCCGTGAAATTACATATGAAGCCATCTGAGATCGGCCGGATTGCAAGAAATACAAACAGCCGTAGTGTGGTTTTATCTCATTTTATGCGTCGTACGGTCAATGTTAAACAGGATACTGCCAAGGCGGTTCGCAAACAATATCAGGGTAAGCTGGCTTTTGCCGAGGATTGTGATATTTTTTCATTGAAAAGTGGATTAAAAGTGGGTAGTTGTAAGCAATAAATTGTAGTTATGTTAATGATGGCGTAAGAATGTTGCCAGTTATATAGTAAAGGGTTTTATATATTTGTTTTTAGGGCATATTTAGCTAAAAATAAAAACGGCTTTCGTATATATCGAAAGCCGTTTTGGATAGGTTGGGTTGAGATGGTTAGCGTAATTCAGTATGAAGCCGGCTCAACCAAGTTGATGCATCGCGCCCTTGATAGGCTGTACCATCTTTATTTAATAGATGCAAACGGGTTCCGTTTGCAACCGGTTCAACATAAACGATTAATTCCGGCCGTTCTTGTTGTACCGGTTCGGCTGCTTTTTTTCTACCAAAGATACGTTTGAAAAAGCCGGGTTTTTTTTCGGTAACTGCTTGGCCTTCTTGAGGGGCAGGTTGAACCAACAATGCATGGCGTTCTGTATTTTGACCGATAACGGTTAAGCCGATGCGGTCAAGTGCCAATGCGGTACGGCGCCAGTTTCGTTCATAGTTACCTTGTAACAACAGCGTATTGCCTTCGAGCTTAGCTAAATCAGAAGCAGTGCGTGATGTTGCGGCGACGCTATTTCCCAAAGCTTGTTCAGTTTGTGCGGCATCTACACCCAAGTATTGCATAAAGCGGGCAAGGAACGCAGCTTCAAGATTAGGGTTATTGGGGCGGGGCTGCCACATGGTCGTGTCTTCATTTTTATCGGCATAAACTTCTATCATGCCTTTATGGGCAAAGAATACATCGGTCGTATTGTTTCTACCTTGCTCGACACGGATAATAAATTTATCGCGCTCACCCGTAGAATAAATACCACCTAAGCCGACACGCTCAAACAAACGGCGCAGGCCGTCTTGCGGGATTTTGGCACGGTTTTCGGCCCATTCGGTTTCCATTTGACCGATAGCCGGTTCTTCCGATTGGATGTTAAAGCCGTTTTCCTGCCAGAATACTTTCAGCAACGGCCAAATTTCAGCAGGTTGTTTTCCGTCGATAACCAACCAGCGTTGGCTGCCGTCACGCTCTAAATGAACGCCTTTGACATTTTGTAACACGGTTTGGTTGGCAGGTTGTTGTACATTACTTCTACGATTCAGATCGCTGGCACGTACGGCACCGCTGCCGGCCGGGATGTTATACATATTGCCTTGGTCGGGATTTGTCAGATCAGGTGGGACTTCAAGGCTGACAATCTTACGGGTTTGGCTTTGATAATCCAGTTGGGGTTGTTCTTGTTTGTTGCTTGAGCAGGCTGCAAGGCTGATAAGTGCAGTGGTTAATATTACCGGTTTGATACGGTTCATACGGTTATTCCTATATTCCTATGGTTAAATCAGTTTGGCTTTTTTCAAGGCGTTATATACTTTGTCTTGGCCGTCTGAAGAAAGTTCAACAATGGGTAGGCGGACACAATGGTTGCATTTGCCTAATTGGGCAAGCGCCCATTTAGGTGCTGCCGGACTAGGTTCGCAAAACATAACGTCATAAATGGGAATCAATTGCTTGTTTAATAAACGTGCTTGAGCATTATTGCCGGCAACCGCTTCGTGGCACATTTGGGCAAATTCTTTAGGAGCGACATTGGCAGCCACACTGATGACACCGTCGCCGCCACACAGCATAAACGCTAATGCAGTAGGGTCGTCACCTGAATAAACGGCAAAGTCGTCGGGTACTTGGTTAATCAGATCGGTTTCGCGGGCGATATCGCCACTGGCTTCTTTTACGCCGATAATATTGGGAATTTTAGCCAGTCTTAAAATGGTTTCATTGCTCATATTCACAACGGTGCGACCAGGCACGTTGTAGAGAATCATGGGAATGGATGTAGCCTCGGCGATGGCTTTGAAATGCCGATACATGCCTTCTTGAGAAGGTTTGTTGTAGTAGGGAACAACAGAAAGGGTATAGTCTGCCCCTAAACGTTCGGTGGCTTTGGAAAGCTCAATGGCTTCGGCAGTGTTGTTGGCACCGGTGCCGGCAATAACGGGAATGCGTTTATTGGTATGACGGACAGTGGCTTCGATAACGGCCAAATGTTCTTCAACCGGTAAGGTCGCGCTTTCTCCGGTTGTACCTACGGCAACAATGGCATCGGTTCCGTTTTCTATATGCCAGTCGATGAGGATTCTGAGTTGGTCGAAATTGACGCTGCCATCCTGATTCATGGGGGTAACCAGAGCAACCACACTGCCTTTTAACATGGTAAAGCCTTTATTTCTCAAACGTTCGGTAAAATTAGGCTGATTGTAGCCTACTTTGTAATTGATGTGAAACATTGATTACAGACGGCCTGAAAAGGTTTGCAAAGGTTTTTGAGGCCGTCTGAAAGCTGATATCCGTCTTCAGACGGCCTCCTGTCTATGCTGTTATGCTGAACAGGCAATGCTTTTTCAGTAGTGCGATGGTAATGAAAATTGAAGTAGGCGGCCAAATTGCTTACAATCCATGCTTACATTTTTTATCGTTCGATTACATATAACCGAAAACCTGATGCCTGATAAACCGTGTGATACCCGCACCGTTAGCTCGGTTTTCTATATGTTGGGTTCGAATTATCGAATTTAAATATGAAAAGGAATGGACTATGGCTGCTGTGCCGAATTCGAAAAACCACGATATGGATTTGGTTTACCGGTTAGAAGACAAACCACCGTTTGCGAATGCACTTCTTAGCGCCATCACGCATTTATTGGCGATTTTTGTGCCGATGATTACACCGGCGTTGATTGTCGGCGGGGCGTTGAAATTACCGCCTGAGATGACGGCATATCTGGTGTCGATGGCGATGGTGGCTTCGGGTATCGGCACCTTTCTTCAGGTGAACCGCTTCGGACCGGTCGGGTCAGGGTTGTTGTCGATTCAATCGGTGAACTTCTCTTTTGTCGGTGTGATGATTTCTTTGGGTTTGGGTATGCAGGAGCAGGGGCTGGACGAACATGCCATGGTGTCGGCACTATTGGGCGTGGCTTTTGTTGGCGCTTTTTTGGTAGCCGGTTCGGCATGGTTGCTGCCTTATCTGAAAAAAGTGATTACACCGACGGTGAGCGGTGTGGTAGTGATGATGATCGGTTTGAGCCTGATTGGCGTGGCGATTACTGAATTCGGCGGCGGTTTTGCCGCGATGGGTAATAACACATTCGGCTCTTGGCAAAATATTGCATTGGCGGCATTTGTGTTGGCGGTGGTGCTGTTTTTCAACAGTCTGAAAAACCCGTTATTACGCATGAGCGGCATTGCGGTGGGCATGATTGCCGGCTATGTGGTGGCTTTATTTTTGGGTATGGTGGATTTTTCCGTATTAAACGATTTGCCGCTGATTACCGTGCCGGTGCCGTTTAAGTATGGTTTTGATTTTCAATGGACCGCATTTCTGGTGGCAGGCTTGGTGTATCTGTTGAGTATTTTTGAGGCAGTCGGCGACTTAACGGCAACGGCAATGGTATCCGGTGAGGATTATGAGGGGGAAGAATTTCGGAAACGTCTGCGTGGTGGCGTGTTGGCCGACGGCTTGGTTTCCGTGATTGCGACGGCACTCGGTTCGCTTCCATTGACAACGTTTGCCCAAAATAACGGCGTGATTCAGATGACGGGTGTGGCTTCGCGTCATGTCGGCAAATATATTGCGGTGATTTTGGTATTGCTGGGTTTGTTTCCTGTGGTTGGTCGTGCTTTTACAACGATTCCGAGCCCTGTGATTGGCGGTGCGATGGTATTGATGTTCGGCCTGATTGCCATTGCCGGCGTACGGATTATTATGACCAACGGTATTAACCGCAGGGAAGCGGTGATTGCGGCTACTTCTATCGGATTGGGTTTGGGGGTGAGCTTCAAGCCGGAAGTGTTTGCCCTGCTGCCGTTGAAAGAGCTTTTCCAAAATCCGATTTGTATGGGCGGCGTAGCGGCTTTACTGATGAATCTGATTATGCCGCGTGATCACGGTGAAAAAGTATATCTGACGGATGATTCGGATATTTGATTCGATAGGCAATAAAAAAGCCGTCTGAAACAATTTTCAGACGGCTTTTTTATTGCCTATCGCACTGGCTATTTGGAGGGGTGGTTAAGCTCATATACCGTGGTTTCGGGGCGCATCTCTACACTGTCTCGATAGCCTTCTTTAACACAGGCGGGATTGCCTAAACCATAACATGTTTCGGGTGATGTGCCAGTGTAATATTCCTCAAGGGTTGAGCAGGCTGAGAGTGATAATAATGTGGCTAGACTTAAGAATAAATATCTCATTTTTATAACTTTATTTAAGTATGGGATTGTAAGAAATAAAAAAAGCTTTAAGAATTCAGTAAAAAATAATTTATTCTTTACGCAATGCCTTGGGTAATACAAACACAATGCTTTCTTCTACGCCTTCGCCTTCGCGTACGGTATCGTGTCCCCAGCTTTGAATGGTTTCAATCACTTCCTGTACCAAAACTTCCGGTGCCGACGCACCGGCGGTCACGCCGACACGGCTTTTGTTTTCAAACCATTCGCGTTGCAGATAGCCGGCATTGTCGACCATATAAGCATCAACACCGCGTAAAGCTGCCACTTCGCGCAAACGGTTGCTGTTGGAGGAATTGGGCGAGCCGACTACAATCACAATATCGCATTCAGCGGCCAATTCTTTGACCGCTTCCTGACGGTTGGTGGTGGCATAGCAGATATCTTCTTTATGCGGGCTGCGGATATTCGGAAAGCGTGCTTGCAAAGCTTCGATAATATCGCGTGTTTCGTCTACCGATAAGGTGGTTTGGCTGACATGGGCGAGCTTGTCGGCATTGCGTACGTTTAACCGGGCAACATCATCTACAGTTTCTACCAGCAGCATAGAATCTTTCGGCAATTGCCCCATCGTGCCTTCTACTTCGGGGTGTCCCGCATGGCCGATCATAATAATCTGATAACCTTGTGCATCTAAGCGGGAAACTTCTTTGTGTACTTTCGTAACCAGCGGACAGGTTGCATCGAATACCTGAAAACCGCGTTCGGCCGCTTCATCTTGAACGGCTTTGGAAACGCCGTGTGCCGAATAAATCAGCGTCGCCCCTTCCGGCACGTCGGCTAAATCTTCGATAAAAATAGCGCCTTTTTCACGCAGGTTGTCGACAACGAATTTATTGTGCACCACTTCGTGGCGTACATAAATCGGTGCGCCGAATTCTTCCAGCGCACGTTCCACAATACTGATGGCGCGATCCACGCCGGCACAAAAGCCGCGCGGGTTGGCTAAAATAATGGTTTTTTTCATCATAAAATTTTCATTAAACGTCTTTTCAGACGGCCTCTTGAGTTTGTGTATCGTTTTTCTTATGTTTAAAGCCGTCTAAAACCAATAGAACGGCACCGACGCAAATAAAGCTATCGGCAATATTGAAAGCCGGATAATACCAGTCTTTCCAATAAAACAATAAAAAATCAACTACATGGCCGTAAAACAAACGGTCGATAACATTGCCGAAAGCGCCGCCGATAACCATAGCAGCTCCGATTTTTCCCCAAGAGCCAAAGTCATCTTTAATAATGGCCCGTGCCAAATAAAGGCTGATAACAACAGCTAAGGCCAGAAAAAAATATTTTTGCCAGCCGCCGGCATCGGCCAAAAAGCTGAATGCGGCACCGGTGTTGTAAACCAAAGTCAGGTCAAAAAAATCGGGGATAATATTAAGGCGTTCGGCGAATTGAAAATTTTTCAATACGGCCAGTTTGGTGATTTGGTCGAGCACAATGGCAACAGCGGCCAACAGCCAGTATCGGATTTTAGAAGGTTTCTGAGTGGTCATGCGTATGTTGTGATGTGGATAACAAAAAACGCATTTTACCCGAATCACAAGGCGGCGTGGTCGATTTGCACTTTATTCTAAAATAATCTTACCAATCCGCTTGATTTATCCGCTTTACACGCCATGTGTTTCAGACGGCCTTTAGGTATAATCCGAACCATACGTTATCGCTGTTTATTTAAACAGGCCGTCTGAAACACTTCAAACAGGAAACCGATATGACTGCTGCACCGGAAGCCAAATACACCGAAGAAACCGTATTATGGGTAAAACACCACACTCCAAAACTAATGACTTTTGCCATTACCCGCCCTGAGGCCTACCGTTTTGCCGCCGGCCAATTTTCGCGCTTGGGATTTCACGACGGCGAAGGCTTTATCTGGCGTGCGTATTCGGTGGTTTCAGCAGAGTATGCGGATACTTTGGAATATTTTGCAGTTTTGATTGAAAACGGCTCAATGTCTGCCAAGCTGGCTGTTTTAAAAGAGGGCGACAAAATACTATTGGATAAAACCGCGACCGGCTTTTTGCTGCCCGAACGCTTCCCCGATGGCAAGGATTTGATTTTGCTGTGTACCGGTTCAGGTATCGCACCGTTTTTATCGATTTTGGAGCAGCCCGAAATTTGGCAGCGGTTCGAACATATCAGATTGGCACATTCCGTTTCTTATGCCGACGAGTTGATTTTTAGCGACCGTATTGCCGCTTTGGCGGAGCACCCGCTGATTGACGAACATTTCCACAAACTGCACTTTGTGCCTGTGGTTACACGCGAAGCTGCCGATGGTGCGCTTGGCAAACGGCTGCCGGAGTTGTTGCGAAACGGCGAACTTTCCGATGCCATGAAGCTGACGTTTACACCGGAAGATACCCGCTTTATGGTATGCGGCAATCCCGCTATGGTGAAAGATACTTTCCAAGCCCTGATGGATATGGGTTTTGCCATGCACCGTAACCGTGTTCCGGGGCAGATTATGATGGAAAACGGGTTTTAAATTGGGAAAATCGCGTAACGAATAGATGGGTTTGTTTCGCAAACATTAAATTTATCGGGCATTGCTATACGAATTATTATCCGTATAGAAATGCCCGATAGCTTATTGGGTGCGTATATTTAAAAAATTAAAACCCTATTTTTAAAGTGCAAACTCCGCCCAAACCGGCGCATGGTCGCTGGGGCGTTCTTGGGCACGGGCTTCTAAATCGACCTGTACGTCTTGCAGGCTGTCGCGCAGGGCAGGGGTGACCAATAAATGATCGATACGCAGCCCCTGTTTGCGTTGGAACATAGCGCCCCGATAATCCCACCATGTATACATCACCTCTTCGGGATAGCGGTGGCGCTGGCTGTCGGTTAAGCCTAAATCCAGCAGTTTTTGGAACCATGAACGTTCGATGCTGGTGCAGTGGATTTTTTCATGCCATTTTTCAGGGTCGTAGCAATCCAAATCGGTCGGGGCGATATTGAAATCGCCGAGTAAGATTAATTTTTCATGCTGTGCCATTTGGTCGCGCACAAATTCTGTGAGTGCTTCGAACCATTGTTTTTTATATTGGAATTTCGGGCTGTCGGGCGATTCGCCGTTCACACAATAGACATTAATCACGCGTACGCCGCCGATGGTGGCGGTAATCACGCGCCGTTGCGGGTCGTCGGGTAGGGCGGGCAGGCCGACAATCACATCTTGCGGCTGCTCTTTGCTGATAATGGCCACGCCGTTATAGGTTTTTTGCCCGCTCCAAACGGTTTGCCAGCCGCCCATTTGAAAAACGGCGGCGGGGTATTTGTCTTGATCGAGTTTTAATTCTTGCAAAACAAGAATATCGGGGCTGTGTTGTTGCAGCCAGTCTTGCACTTGCGGCAGGCGGACATTGAGGGAATTAACATTCCAAGTGGCAATTTTCATTGAATCGGTTCGCAATCTTGTTTATGTTGTTTCAGACGGCCCTTTCGGGTTTTGTAGCTCCCGAATGGTTTTTAAGACATTGATAATCAGTGGTGACACCAGCCGATACTCTATCACACGGTGATAGCGAGTGAAATCTACCACGCCGCCACTGCGTAGTTTATTTAAATGATTGGATACGGATGTAACGTGTGTATCGGTTGCTTGTGCGATTTCCGCTGCACTAAGCTCACTTTCCAACAGCAGCAAAACAATATCCAACCGTTGCGGATTGGCGATTAATTTGAGCTGTGAGGCCACGTTTGATGTGTGTTGCAATGATGTTTCCATAGTTATAGTTAACCTTGGTGTTTTGCTTATTTATACCAACCTGCTTCAAAAAAAACAACCTTTTAAATAAATATACTACATTTAATTTACTGCTGTGGTAAGCGGTTTAACATTGAGGCTATAAATAAAGTTACCATAATGTTTTTTTATTATAGTCTTAAACTATCTATTCTATACATTATGCAATTTCTGCTTTACTCTGCCTTTTAATTTGAGGCAACGGTACTATATACTTTTGCAAATACCGTAAAAATGACCGTTCAGACGGCTTGTAGTTAAGAGAGGCCGTCTGAAACCATGAAAAGGAAAAACATGAGCAACGTATTATTGAATCTGGGCGACGAACCCCGTTATCCGGATATTCAAACCACCGATATCCGTCCGGCGATGGAAGCCGTTATGAACGAGGCGCGGGCGGGAATTGCGGCGATTAAGGCGCAAAGTGAAATCACTTGGGCGAATACGGTAGAACCGTTAACCGATATTACCGAACGGGTCGGCCGTATTTGGGGAGTGGTGGCGCATTTGAATTCGGTTGCCGATACGCCCGAACTGCGTGCCGTTTATAACGAATTAATGCCGGAAGTGACGGTATTTTTTACGGAAATCGGGCAGGATATCGAGCTTTACGAGCGCTTTAAAGCCATTAAAGCATCCTCAGAATTCGCCAAACTGGAGGCCGCGCAACAAACCAAACTGAATCATGATTTGCGTGATTTTGTCTTGAGCGGTGCGGAATTACCGCCGGAACAACAAGAGGCATTTGCTCAATTGCAAACCAAAAGTGCCCAATTAGGCGCGCAATTTTCCCAAAATGTTTTAGACGCAACCGATGCCTTCGCCCTTTATTTTGACAATGCGGACGCGCTTGCCGGTTTGCCGGAAGATGCCTTGGCTATGTTTGCCGCCGCAGCGCAGGCAGAGGACAAAGAAGGTTATAAAATCGGTTTGCAAATGCCGCACTATATTGCCGTGATGCAATATGCCGATAACCGCGAACTACGTGAGAAGCTATACCATGCGTATGTTACCCGTGCCAGTGAGCTGGGCGATGGTCAATTCGATAATACCGACAATATCAACCGCCGTTTGGAAGTGGCTTTGGAGGAGGCGCAATTATTGGGCTTTAAGAATTTTGCCGAGCTGTCGCTATACACCAAAATGGCCGATACGCCCGAACAAGTCTTGGATTTCCTGCATGACCTAGCCCGCCGCGCCAAACCGTTTGCCGAAAAAGACCTGGCCGAAGTGCAAGCCTTTGCCCGCGAAAATTTGGGTATTGCCGAGCCGCAAGCATGGGATTTGAGCTATGCCAGTGAAAAGCTCCGTCAGGCCA
Proteins encoded in this region:
- the ispH gene encoding 4-hydroxy-3-methylbut-2-enyl diphosphate reductase, whose protein sequence is MMKKTIILANPRGFCAGVDRAISIVERALEEFGAPIYVRHEVVHNKFVVDNLREKGAIFIEDLADVPEGATLIYSAHGVSKAVQDEAAERGFQVFDATCPLVTKVHKEVSRLDAQGYQIIMIGHAGHPEVEGTMGQLPKDSMLLVETVDDVARLNVRNADKLAHVSQTTLSVDETRDIIEALQARFPNIRSPHKEDICYATTNRQEAVKELAAECDIVIVVGSPNSSNSNRLREVAALRGVDAYMVDNAGYLQREWFENKSRVGVTAGASAPEVLVQEVIETIQSWGHDTVREGEGVEESIVFVLPKALRKE
- the lspA gene encoding signal peptidase II; this encodes MTTQKPSKIRYWLLAAVAIVLDQITKLAVLKNFQFAERLNIIPDFFDLTLVYNTGAAFSFLADAGGWQKYFFLALAVVISLYLARAIIKDDFGSWGKIGAAMVIGGAFGNVIDRLFYGHVVDFLLFYWKDWYYPAFNIADSFICVGAVLLVLDGFKHKKNDTQTQEAV
- a CDS encoding ferredoxin--NADP reductase, coding for MTAAPEAKYTEETVLWVKHHTPKLMTFAITRPEAYRFAAGQFSRLGFHDGEGFIWRAYSVVSAEYADTLEYFAVLIENGSMSAKLAVLKEGDKILLDKTATGFLLPERFPDGKDLILLCTGSGIAPFLSILEQPEIWQRFEHIRLAHSVSYADELIFSDRIAALAEHPLIDEHFHKLHFVPVVTREAADGALGKRLPELLRNGELSDAMKLTFTPEDTRFMVCGNPAMVKDTFQALMDMGFAMHRNRVPGQIMMENGF
- the xth gene encoding exodeoxyribonuclease III — protein: MKIATWNVNSLNVRLPQVQDWLQQHSPDILVLQELKLDQDKYPAAVFQMGGWQTVWSGQKTYNGVAIISKEQPQDVIVGLPALPDDPQRRVITATIGGVRVINVYCVNGESPDSPKFQYKKQWFEALTEFVRDQMAQHEKLILLGDFNIAPTDLDCYDPEKWHEKIHCTSIERSWFQKLLDLGLTDSQRHRYPEEVMYTWWDYRGAMFQRKQGLRIDHLLVTPALRDSLQDVQVDLEARAQERPSDHAPVWAEFAL
- a CDS encoding ArsR/SmtB family transcription factor, with protein sequence METSLQHTSNVASQLKLIANPQRLDIVLLLLESELSAAEIAQATDTHVTSVSNHLNKLRSGGVVDFTRYHRVIEYRLVSPLIINVLKTIRELQNPKGPSETT
- a CDS encoding M3 family metallopeptidase, encoding MSNVLLNLGDEPRYPDIQTTDIRPAMEAVMNEARAGIAAIKAQSEITWANTVEPLTDITERVGRIWGVVAHLNSVADTPELRAVYNELMPEVTVFFTEIGQDIELYERFKAIKASSEFAKLEAAQQTKLNHDLRDFVLSGAELPPEQQEAFAQLQTKSAQLGAQFSQNVLDATDAFALYFDNADALAGLPEDALAMFAAAAQAEDKEGYKIGLQMPHYIAVMQYADNRELREKLYHAYVTRASELGDGQFDNTDNINRRLEVALEEAQLLGFKNFAELSLYTKMADTPEQVLDFLHDLARRAKPFAEKDLAEVQAFARENLGIAEPQAWDLSYASEKLRQAKYAFSETEVKKYFPVSKVLAGLFAQINRLYGVNFIEKNVPVWHKDVRYFELEKGGGIIGGVYMDLYAREGKRGGAWMNDYRGRRRFISGNKTGQMQTPIAYLVCNFTPPVNGKESRLSHNEITTLYHETGHGLHHLLTQVDELGVSGINGVEWDAVELPSQFMENFAWEYDVLAEMSSHEDDGSVLPRELFDKMVAAKNFQRGMFLVRQMEFALFDMLIYSENDPSRLKDWPKVLDNVRREVAVIQPPSYNRFANSFGHIFAGGYAAGYYSYAWAEVLSADAYAAFEESDDVKATGKRFWMEVLAVGGSRSALESFKAFRGREPKIDALLRHSGFDAEAA